GTGTAGGTCAGTACACCGTCGGCCGACAGGCGCCGGTAGAGCGCGGTGATCGCGCGGTGCACCGTGTCGAGGTGCGGGAAACCGTGTACGACTTCGCTACCGTTCGCCACGATCGGTACCCCCTCCGCGTGTCCACGCACCCTCAACTCTACGTGCGCCCCCGCACGTCCTCGTGGCCGAAAAGGCGGTCTTGTGAGCCCCGTACGCCGGTCCCGACAATCGGACCGCGCCTTGACGGGCTCATGCCATGTCGTTGAGGCGCGCGTCTGGAACAACCCCCCACGAAAGGCAGTCAGTTGAAGAACACACTGGTGCGTTTCCTGCAGAGAGCGGTCGCGGCCGGCGCCGTCGTCCTCGCCGCGGTCAGCCTCCAGCCCACCTCCACCGCCACCGCCGGGACCATGCCGGTCGTCGGCGGCACCCGCGCCGCCCAGGGCGAGTTCCCCTGGATGGTCCGGCTCTCCATGGGCTGCGGCGGCTCGCTGATCACCCCGCAGGTCGTCCTCACCGCCGCGCACTGCGTGAGCGGCTCCGGCAACAACACGAGCATCACCGCGACCGCGGGCGTCGTCGACCTGCAGAGCAGCAGCGCGATCAAGGTCAAGTCGACCAAGGTCTACCAGGCCCCCGGCTACAACGGGACGGGCAAGGACTGGGCCCTGATCAAGCTCGCCTCGCCGATCACCTCACTGCCCAACCTCAAGATCGCCGAGACGACCGCGTACAACAGCGGCACGTTCACGGTCGCCGGCTGGGGCGCCACCCGCGAGGGCGGCAGCCAGCAGCGGTACCTGCGCAAGGCCACCGTGCCGTTCGTCTCCGACGCCGAGTGCAAGAGCGCCTACAGCGAGCTCGTCGCCGGCGAGGAGATCTGCGCCGGCTACAACGAGGGCGGCGTCGACACCTGTCAGGGCGACTCCGGCGGCCCCATGTTCCGCCGCGACAACGCAGGCGCCTGGACCCAGGTCGGCATCGTGAGCTGGGGCTACGGCTGCGCCCGGGCCGGGTACCCCGGTGTCTACACCGAGGTCTCCACCTTCGCCTCCGCCATCAAGTCGGCGGCGGCGAGCCTGTAACACGACGCACTTCCCGGGGGCGGGCCGACGGCCCGCCCCCGGGCCGTTCACGCCAGCTCCACCCGCTCGCCCGCCGGGCCCTCCAGCTCCAGCACCCACACCTCGTTCGGGCCCTCCCGCAGCACCGGCCCGGGCACGAACAGCGACTCCTGCGGGCCCACCGACCAGTACCGCCCCAGGCAGAAGCCGTTCACCCACGCGAACCCGCGGCCCCACCCCGGCAGCGCGAGCGCCGCGTCACCGGCACCCGCGACGTCCAGCACCACCCGGTACAGCCCCGGCCCGCCGCCGACGCCGCCACCGGGCCCCGGCCCACGCCCCGGCTCCGGCTCCAGCTCCGCGAACGGCACCTTCCCGACCGCCTCCGCCGTGAACGCGTCGAGCCGCAGCCCCCGCGCCCGCACCCCGTGCAGGTACTGCCGCTCGTGCCGCAGCCCGCCCGCGATCCCCTTCGGCTCCGCCTGCCGCGGCCCGTAGTTGACCCGGCCCAGCGACTCCACCCACAGCTCCACCACCGCGGGCCCGGCCACCGGCTCCGGCAGCACCGCGTCCTCCTCGTCGAGCACCCCCGCCCGGACCCCGTCCACGTACACCACCGCCCGGTCCCGCAGCCCCGCCACCGCCAGCGCGTACGGCTGCCGCGGCCCCGGCACCTCCACCCGGTAGCGCACCAGGCCCCGGTCCACGCCCAGCTCCTCGAACGACAGCGGCAGCGGCGCCACCCGCTCCTCGTCGCCCAGCACCTCCAGCACCTCCGCCGCCGCGGCCCACCCGGCCGGCACCGCCGACACCGGCGCACCCAGCCGCGCCGGCGGCTCCGGCACCTCGGGCAACGGTCCGTCCGCGTACGCCGCGAGCACCTCGCGGAACCGCCAGAACTTCTCCGTCGGCCGCCCCCGCTCGTCGATCGGCGCGTCGTAGTCGTACGAGGTCACCGTCGCCCGCAGCGCCCCCTCGTGCAGCTCACCGTCCCGGTTCGCCCCCGCCCAGCCGCCGAAGCTCGTCCCGCCGTGCGCCATGAAGACGTTCACCGACGCCCCGCACTCCAGGATCTCCCGCAGCGCCCCGGCCGCGTCCGCCGCGTCCCGCACCGCGTGCTCCGTGCCCCAGTGGTCGAACCAGCCGCACCAGAACTCCATGCACATCAGCGGCCCGCGCGGCTGGTGGCGGCGCAGCGCCGCGAACGCCTCCCGCGCGCCCGAGCCGAAGTTCGCCGTCGCCAGCACCCCCGGCACCGAACCCCCCGACAGCATGTGGTCCTCTGGCCCGTCCGAGGTGAACAGCGGCACCGTCACCCCGCACTGCGCCAGCAGGTCCGCGAGACGCCGCAGATACCCCCGGTCGGTGCCGTAGCTGCCGTACTCGTTCTCCACCTGCACCATCACCACCGGACCGCCCCGGTCGACCTGCCGCTCCACCACCTGCGGCAGCAGCCGCCGGAACCAGCCCTCCACGGGCCCCACGAACTCCGGATCGTCCGTCCGCACCCGCCGCCCCAGCGGCCCGGTCAGCCAGTGCGGCAGCCCGCCGTTCTCCCACTCCGCGCAGATGTACGGCCCCGGCCGCACGATCGCCCACAGTCCGGCCCGCTCCACCGCGTCCAGGAACCTGCCGAGCGCGTCCACGTCCCCGTACCGGCCGGGCTCCGGCTCGTACAGGTTCCACGGCACGTACGTCTCCACGCAGTTGAGCCCCATCGCGCGGAGCATCCCCAACCGGTGCTCCCACTGGCCCTCGTGCACCCGGAAGTAGTGCAGCGCCCCCGACAGCAACCGCACCGGCCGCCCGTCCAGCAGAAAGTCCGTGTCACCCACGGCGAACTCGCTCATGGGCCCACCTTCACCCTCTGGCGAAGGACGGGTCCATGGACAAAGATCGTCGCTGTTTGGACGTACGAGGAGGCGGCGCCGGATGTACCACACCTGGATGCGTTACTTCACGCCCAGCCCGGTCCACCACCGCCTCGGCCTGGTCTGCCTCGGCGTCGGCCTCCAGCACGGCGCCCTGCCCACCGTCGGCCCGCGCACCCTCGACCACCACGTCGCCGTCGTCGTCAGCGCCGGCAGCGGCTGGTACCGCGGCCCCGACGGCCGGCGCACCACCGTCACCGCCCCCGCGCTGATCTGGCTCACCCCCGGCGTCCCGCACCACTACTCCGCCGACCCCGGCGCCGGCTGGGACGAGGCCTTCGTCGACTTCGCCGGACCGGCCACCACCACCTACACCGAACTCGGCTACATCGAACCCGACCGCCCCGTCGTCCCCCTCTCCGACGCCGCCGGCGCACGCAGCGCCATCGGCCGGATCGCCAGGGCCGCCCGGCGCGGCAACCCGCTCCTGGAGGTCGAGACCGGCGCCGCCGTCCACGAACTCCTCGTCGCGCTGCGCCGCGCCCGCGCCGACACCAACGCCGAGGGCGACCCCGTCCTCACCGCCCTCGCCCGCGACGCCTTCCAGTCCCTGTCCGTCGCCGAACACGCCGCCCGGCACGGCATGACCCCCGCCGAGCTGCGCACCGCCGTCCGGCGCGCCGCCGGCTGTAGCCCCAAGGACTACCTGCTGACCATCCGGCTCGGCCGCGCCAAGGAACTCCTCGCCGCCACCGAACTGCCCGTCGCCGCCGTCGCCCGCCGGGTCGGCTACGACGACCCGGCGTACTTCTCCCGGCTGTTCACCCGAAGAGTGGGCACCGCGCCCGTCCGCTTCCGTGAGCAGCAGGGACGCGCCGTGCCCGGCGGCTGGAGCGACCGGATCCCGGATCCCGAACACCCTCCGACGATCGCCGGATGATCGGGCTAGGCTCGCTGCCCATGAGCGACATCGACGAATCCGTACGGGCCGAGCTGACCCGGCTGCGCGAGAGCATCGACAACATCGACGCGGCGGTCGTCCACATGCTCGCCGAGCGCTTCAAGTGCACGCAGCAGGTTGGCGTCCTCAAGGCCCAGCACCAGCTGCCGCCGGCCGACCCGGCGCGCGAGGCCCGGCAGATCACCCGGCTGCGGGAGCTCGCCGAGAGCGCCAAGCTCGACCCGGCGTTCGCGGAGAAGCTGCTGAACTTCATCATCGCCGAGGTCATCCGGCACCACGAGACCATCGCCGACACGGCGGAGGCATCCGCCGCCGGCACGGAGGGAACACGCTGATGGGACGCGTCACCGTCTTCACGCTCGGGGGGACCATCTCGGCACTGGGCGGTGACGCGAGCCGGCTGACCGGCGCCGAGGTCGTCGGCGGCGCCGGCGTCGACGTCGACGTCCGCGACTTCCGCCGCCTGCCCAGCTCGTCGCTGACCCTGGCGGACCTGCACGCACTGGCCGACGAGGTACGGGCGACGGTCGCCGCCGGATCGGGCGTCGTCGTGGTCCAGGGCACCGACACCCTGGAGGAGACCGCCTTCCTCCTCGACCTCCTGTGCGAGACGCGCGAGCCGATCGCGGTCACCGGCGCGATGCGCCGCCCCGACCTGCCCGGCGCGGACGGCCCCGCCAACATCGCCGCCGCGGTCGCGGTCGCCGCGGACCCGCGCTGCCGCGACCTCGGCGTACTCGTCGTCCTCGCCGACGAGATCCACGCAGCCCGGCACGTCCGCAAGACCCACACCACCTCCGTGGCCACCTTCGCCTCGCCCGGTGCCGGCCCCCTCGGACACGTCGTCGAGGGCGTCCCACGGCTTTTGCTGCGGCCCGCCGCCCCGGCCACGACCCGCCCGCTGACCCTCGACCCGGACGTACGGGTCGCCCTGGTCACCCTGTCCCTCGGCGACCGCGGCGAACTCCTCGACGCCGTCGACGACCGCTTCGACGGCCTCGTCGTCGCCGCCTTCGGCGCCGGCCACGTCCCGACCTGGCTCGTCGAGCCGCTGGAGGCACTCGCCACCCGCATCCCCGTCGTCCTGGCCTCCCGCACCGGAGCCGGCGCGACGCTCTCCCAGACCTACCGCGGCCCCGGCTCCGAGTACGACATGCTCCACCGCGGCCTCGTCCCGGCCGGCCCCCTCGACCCGGCCAAAGCCCGGCTGCTCCTCCAGGCGCTGCTCTCCAGCGGCGCCAAGGGACCCGCCGGCTACGACCGCCCCGGCATCACCGCCGCCTTCACCCACCTCACGGGCACGGGCCTTGCCTGAGCGCCTGACCGCGCCTCGGCCCGGGGGCGCGCGGCGCGACGACAGGGCGCGCGGACACCACCGGACGGGCGCCCGGACGCCGCACGCCCGCTCGCCCACAGCGGAACGCCCGCCGCCCCCTGCCCCGCCCGCCACCCATCAGGCAGCATGGGCCCATGTCCGTACTGACGCGCGACGAAGCGCAGACCCGTGCCCAGCTCCTCGACGTCCACCACTACGCCGTGGAGCTCGACCTCACCACCGGAGACGACACCTTCGACTCCACCACCCTGATCCGGTTCAGCGCCCGCACCCCCGGGGACACCTTCGTCGAGCTGAAGCCGGTCACCCTGCGCTCCGCCACCCTCGACGGCACCCCGCTCGACCCCGAGGCCCTGACGGAGAACCGGCTGCCCCTCACCGGGCTCACCGAGGGCGAGCACGAACTGCGGATCGACGCGTCGATGCGGTACTCCCGCACCGGCGAGGGCATGCACCGCTTCACGGACCCCACCGACGGCGAGACCTACGTCTACACCCAGCTGTTCATGGAGGACGTGCAGCGCGTCTTCGCCGCCTTCGACCAGCCCGACCTCAAGGCCGTCTTCGAGCTGACCGTCACGGCGCCCGACGGCTGGACCGTCCTCGCCAACAGCATCACCGAGCAGCAGGACGACGGCCGCTGGAAGGCCGCACCCACCCCGCTGCTCTCCACCTACTTCGTCGCCGTCGCCGCCGGCCCCTGGCACTCGGTGCGCACCGAACACGCCGGCCTGCCCTTCGGCATCCACTGCCGCCGCTCCCTCGCCCCGTACCTCGACGCGGACGCCGACGAGATCTTCGACGTCACCAAGGCGTGCTACGACCGCTACCACGAGAAGTTCGAGGAGCCGTACCCCTTCGACTCCTACGACCAGGCATTCGTGCCCGAGTTCAACGCCGGCGCCATGGAGAACCCCGGCCTGGTCACCTTCCGCGACGAATTCGTGTACCGCTCCGCCGTCACCGTCACCGAACGACAGACCCGCGCCATGGTCATCGCCCACGAGATGGCCCACATGTGGTTCGGCGACCTGGTCACCCTGCGCTGGTGGGACGACATCTGGCTGAACGAGTCCTTCGCCGAGTACATGGGCTTCCAGACCGTCAACGAAGCCTGCTCCGACCGCTTCCCCGACACCTGGGTCGACTTCGGCGTCACCCGCAAGGCCTGGGGCTACGACGCCGACCAGCGCCCCTCCACCCACCCCGTCGCCCCCGACCCCGAGGCCGTCCCCGACACCGCCTCCGCGCTCCTCAACTTCGACGGCATCTCCTACGCCAAGGGCGCCTCCGCGCTGCGCCAGCTGGTCGCCTGGATGGGGGAGAAGGACTTCCTCGCAGGCATCAACACCCACTTCAAGCGCCACAAGTTCGGCAACGCCACCCTCGCCGACTTCATCGACAGCCTCGCCTCCGCCACCGACCGCGACGTCCACGGCTGGGCCGAGCAGTGGCTGCGCACGACGGGCGTGGACCGGCTGCGGCCCGTCGTCGGGGACGGCGACGAGAAGAAGTACTGGCACCTCACCGTCGACCAGGACGGCGACCGCCCGCACCGCATCGCGGTCGGCGCGTACGACCGCGACGGCAGCCGGCTCGTCCTGCGCGAACAGTTCGAGATCGACGTCCCGCAGGGCGACTCCGTCGCCGTACGCGCCGGACGCCGCCCCGACCTCGTCGTCCTCAACGAAGGCGACCTCACGTACGCCAAGGTCCGCTTCGACGAGACGTCCGAGGAGGCGGCCCTGCGCGGCCTCTCCCGCATCCCCGACGGCCTCACCCGCGCCGTCGTCTGGAACACCCTGCGCGACATGGTCCGCGACGGCGAACTCGAGCCCGCCGCCTACCTGGAGACCGCCCTCGCCCACCTGCCCGAGGAGACCGAACTCGCCGTCGTCCAGGGCGTCCTGGGCTTCGCCCGCACCCAGGTCGCCGACCGCTACACCGCCCCCGAGGACCGTCCCGCCGCACTCGCCACGATCACCGAGATCGCCCGCGACCTGCTGCGCCGCACCGAGGACGGCGACTCCCCGGGCCTGCGCCTGACGGCCGTCCGCACCTTCATCGACAGCGCCACCACCCCCGACAAGATCGCCTCCTGGCTCGACGAGGGCACCGTCCACGGCGGCCCGGAACTCGACCCCGAACTCCGCTGGCGCATCCTCGCCAGGCTCGCCGTCCTCGGCGCGACCGACGAGGCCGCCATCGAGGCCGAACTCGCCCGCGACCCCTCCGCCTCCGGCCAGGAGGGCGCGGCCCGCTGCCGCGCCGCCCTGCCGACGGCCGAGGCCAAGGCGGCGGCCTGGTCGGCGATGTTCGAGACGGACGACCTCTCGAACTACCTCTTCACCGCCACCGCCCAGGGCTTCTGGCAGCCGGAACAGTCCACCCTCGTCCAGGACTACGTCCCCCGCTTCTACGCGGACGCCCCCGCGATGGCCGCCCGCCGCAGCCCCGCCATGGCCGAAGCCGCCGGCCGCTACGCCTTCCCCGCGTACGCGATCGACGCGCACTCCCTGGCGACGGGCCAGGAGCACCTGACCGACCCGGACCTCACCCCGGCCCTCCACCGCAAGCTCGTCGACCAGCTCGACGACCTGGCAAGGGCACTGCGGGTCCGCGAGGCCTGAGCACGTACCGTCCAGGGACCGGCCGACGCCGCGTCGGCCGGTCCCTGCAGGTCAGCGGCCTGGTCGCCCCGGATAGTATTTCCAGGAGTCTCCGATGTCCCAACCATGTCGCCGGAAGGCGGCACGTGTGATGTCCTCCAGCGGAGTGAACCCCGGGAGGTCCTTCGGGGCATAGTGGCCGGAGAAATTGTCGACCTCGATGATCCTGCCGCTTGTATCGACAACGAATCGCCCTGCCATGATCACCCCTTGATTCTCACCCAGGGACACGTGTCCGGCAGTGGGGTTGAGGGCCTTCATCACTTCGTCGTGTATGGCGCGCACGGAACCGTCCGGGCGAACGATGAAGGTGTAATAGCCCGGCGCAAGGCGTGACCCTGGCGGAATCCCCGCATCTGCCGGAAGAGGTCCCTGGAAATCGTGCGAGACGTCCTCACGGTACGGCTCCCAGACCTTGTCCTCGCAATTGTTGTTGTGAACGAGAACGGGCGTGGCCCCCGCCAGCACGTAGTACGTGTGGATCTCGTCCACCGTGAGGTCGTACGTCGTCTGCCGCTGCGTGTAGTGGCGGACCGCCGTCACCGGCACGGTCCGGCCCTCCGGCGTACGCAGCCCGGCGCCGGCCACGATGTCGCCGGCGTCCGCCCAGCGGCGCAGGTCGGTGAGCCAGAACGGGTGCGTGTCGGTGGCGGTCAACTGCTGCGTGCGGCCGCCCGAGAGGACGGTCAGGACGGTGAAGTGCTTGTCGTCCGTGGTCCTGATGGTCCGCGTGACCGGGCGTACCGCGGTACGGCCCGTCAGGGGGTTGGTGGCGACCACGCGGTCGCCGAGGCGCACGCTCTCGATGGGACGGCGGCTGCCGTCACCGAACAGCACCGGTGTGCGGGCCAGGAAGCTGTGGGGCTGCGGGCACTTCTCCGGCTCTTCCTCCTCCTCGTCCGGCTTCTTCGGCGGCTTCTTCGGGTCCTCGGGCTTCGGCTTGGCCGCGTTCTCGGCGTCGAGCTTCGCCTTCGCGGTGTTGAAGGTGTCCTCGGCGTTCTTGACCTTGCCGCGCGCGTCGATGGCGCTGCCGATCCTGCCCTTCAGGTCCCAGGCCAGCCCCACGACCTTCTTGATCTTGCCCGCGGCCTTCTCCCAGTCCCACGGCTTCCAGTACTTCTTCGCGAACTTCCCCGCCGCGCCGCCGCCGATCAGACCGGTCAGCACATCGAGGGCGGCCTGCCCGCAGGTCGCGAGGTCCATCGTCATGACGCACTCGAAGGGGTTCTTCAGCCCCAGCTCGTCCGCGAGGATCTCGGCGAGCTCCTTGGCGATCGCCTTCGCCTTCTCGTCGCTGGTGCGCTGCTCGGTCCTGGCGAGGTCCAGCGCCTGCTGCGCCGCCTCGAAGTCGAGCTGGGCCTGCGTCTTCGCCGGCGGCGCCGGAGGCTCGGCGGGCGGTGGCGCGTCGCCGTCCGGGGCATCACCCGCGGCCGGGGCCCCTTCCTGAGCCACCGGCCCCCCGTCGAGGTCACCGCTCTCGCAGCTGCCGCCGAACAGGCACGAGACCTGAGTGACGAACTTGTCGGCGAGGGCCGGTCCGACCCCGGTCGCCACCAGCGAGCCGATGATCGCGGCGACGACCATGATCAGCGCCACGTACTCCAACGCGCCCTGACCCGACTGACCATGACCCCCGCGATGGGCCCGAAGGCCCAACAGCCGGGCCCGTGTGCGCGGAACACTCCGAATGCTCGACAGGCCTGTGCGCACTGACCGGGCCTGACAGCTGCGTCTTATGGGCATGTCACTCAAAGTAGTGACGGATCGTCAGATCGGCATGAGCCCGGAGACCCACCCCAGGGCCCAAACACGACAAGGCCCCCCGCGACCACGGACCCCGCACCCTGGCAAGACCCTGTCCCCCGTTCGGGTTACGTGATCGCGGTCACCGGACACGCCCCGCACAGCCCGGCACCCTGTCGTCCATGCGTGCCGCACCCCCGCCCCCGCCCCTCGCCGGAGGAACCTCCGGCCCGGACGCCCTGCGCCCACTCCTCGACACCGTCCTCGACGCCCTCCGCTCCGGCGCCGCCGAGCGCGGCGGCCCACTGCCCGGCGGGGGCCCGGACACCGTCGCCCGGCGCGTACACGACCGACTCGGCGACGCACTCCCCGAAGCCGGCGACGGAGCAGGCGAGGCACTACGACTCGTCGCCCACACCCTCGCCGCAGGCGCCGCCGACCCCGCCGACCCCCTGTGCGCCGCCCACCTCCACACCCCGCCCCTCGCACTCGCCGTCGCCGCCGACCTCGCCGCCTCCGCGCTCAACCCCTCCATGGACTCCTGGGACCAGGCCCCCGCCGCCTCCGCCCTCGAAACCCTCGTCACCACCGCCCTCGCCGCCCAGGTCTACCCCGACGCGCCCCGCCCCGACGCGCTCGTCACCACCGGCGGTACCGAATCCAACCAACTCGCCCTGCTCCTCGCCCGCGAACGCCACGGATCCGTCCGCGCCGTCGTCGGCGCCAACGCCCACCACTCCTTCCACCGCGCCGCCTGGCTCCTCGGCCTCCCCGAACCCGTCGTCGTCCCCACCCCCAACGGCACCATCGACCCCGTCGCCCTCGACGAAGCACTCACCGACCTGACCGGCCCCCTCCTCGTCGCCGCCACCGCCGGAACCACCGACACCGGCAGCATCGACCCCCTCCCCGAGATCGCCGACCTGTGCACAGCACACGGCGCCGAACTCCACATCGACGCCGCCTACGGCGGCCCACTCCTGTTCAGCGACACCCACCGCACCCTCCTCACCGGCCTCGACCGCGCCCGCACCGTCACCATCGACCTGCACAAACTCGGCTGGCAACCCGCCGCCGCCGGCCTCCTCGCCGTCCGCGACACCACCGACCTCGCCCCCCTCGCCCACACCGCCGACTACCTCAACGCCGACGACGACACCGACGCCGGCCTGCCCGACCTCCTCGGCCGCTCCCTGCGCACCACCCGCCGCCCCGACATCGTCAAGACCGCCGTCACCCTCCGCGCCCTCGGCCGCACCGGCCTCGGCGACCTCGTCGACACCTGCCGCGACCTCGCCGAACACCTCGCCGACCTCGTCGACAAGACCCCCGGCCTCGAACTCCACGAACGGCCCCCGCTCACCACCGTCCTGTTCCGGCCCACCCACGCCACCGACGACACCGTCGCCGCGATCCGCCGCACCCTCCTCACCCACGGCCACGCCGTCCTCGGCCGCGCTCACGCCGACGGCCGCCTCTGGCTCAAAGCCACCCTGCTCAACCCCCACACCACCCCCGACGACCTGCACCAGATCATCACCCTCGTGGAAGGCAGCACCGACCGATGACCGGCAGCACCCCCCGGAACGACCACGATCACCCCCACGACCTCGTGGGCATCGGCATCGGCCCGTTCAACCTCTCCCTCGCCGCCCTCGCCCACGGCGTCCCCGGCGGCCTCGCCACCGCCTTCTACGAACAACGCCCCGCCTTCCACTGGCACCCCGGACTCCTCATCGACGGCGCCACCCTCCAAGTCCCCTTCCTCGCCGACCTGGTCACCCTCGCCGACCCCGCCAGCCCCTGGACCTTCCTCAACTACCTCCGCTCACTCGACCGCCTCTACCCCTTCTACTTCTCCGAGACCTTCCACATCCAACGCGCCGAATACGACGCCTACTGCCGCTGGGTCTCCGACCACCTCCCCGGACTCCACTTCGGCCACCAGGTCGACTCCGTCCGCTGGAGCCCCGAACGCGCCCTCTTCGAAGTCGACTTCACCCAGATCGACACCCACGGCGCAGCAGAAGCCCTCGGCCGCGCCTACGCCCGCAACGTCGTCCTCGGCGTCGGCACCGAACCGTACGTCCCCGAACCCCTCCGCCCCCTCGCCGACGCCCCCGGCGTCCCCGTCCACCACTCCGCCGACTACCTCGCCCACCGCGACCGCCTCATCACCGCCGACCACGTCACCATCGTCGGATCCGGCCAATCAGGCGCCGAGATCTTCCTCGACCTCCTCCGCGCCCGCCCCGCCGGCGCCGAACGACTCCACTGGCTCACCCGCACCGAAGCCCTCGCCCCCATGGAGTACTCCAAACTCGGCCTGGAACACTTCACCCCCGACTACACCCGCTACTTCCACGCCCTCCCCGAACCCGTCCGCAACGAACTCGTCCCCCGGCAATGGCAGCTCCACAAAGGCATCGACACCGACACCCTCGCCGCCATCCACGCCGAGCTCTACCGCCGCACCCTCCACGGCGGCTGGCCCGACGCCGTCATCACCCCCGGCGTCCGCGTCCGCACCGCCGGCCGCGTCGCCACCACCAAAGTCGAACTCCACCTCGAACACACCCAACAGGCCAGCCGCACCCGCCTCACCACCGACGCCGTCGTCCTCGCCACCGGCTACCGCGAACGCCCCGTCGACCGCATGCTCTCCGGCCTCGACCCCTACCTCCGCCACGACTCCACCGGCCGCCCCCGCATCGACCACGCCTACCGGCTCATCCTCGACGAATCCGTCACCGGCAACGTCTACGTCCAGAACGCCGAAAAACACACCCACGGCGTCGGCGCCCCCGACCTCGGCCTCGCCGCCTGGCGTAGCGCCACCATCCTCAACTCCCTCACCGGCAAAGAGCCCTACCCCCTGCCCCGCCGCACCGCCTTCACCAGCTTCGGCCTGGAACAGCAAGAGGCGCCACGCATCCCGGCCCAAGGCCCGGAGCTGACGCCCCTCACACAGGACTGACCGACTAGAACACCGGCACCCCGTCCCGGGTCAGCTTCCAGTCCACCGACGCGAACTGCCCCGGGTCGACCGTCCCCTTCGCCTTCACCCACTGAATGATCGTGTTCCGGATCTCATCCGAATTCGCCCACAACTGCTGCGCCTTCGCGACATGCGGGAACGCACCGCCACCACTCGCCCGGTAGTTGTTCACCGCCAGCACGAACTGCGCCGCCGGATCCAGAGGCCTCCCCTGGAAAGACAGGCCCACGATCCGCGAACCCGCCGGCTTCGCGATGTCGATCTCGTACGACAAACCCGACACCGCGTCATAGTTGTAATCCGGCGTCCCGTCCGCGTTCGTCAGCTTCGCCGTGTCCACCGGCGCACCCGCCGCCGTCCGCACGTAGTACCTCGCCGAGTACTCCAGGTACTCCCTCAGCTGCGCACCCGTCATCAGACGAGCCTCCAGCGTGTTCTCGAACGGGTACAGCCCCGCCGCATCCTTGATCGTCACCTCCCCGGACGGAATCCGCGCCGTCCGGGAGAAGCACGACGCCTGCGACAGCACCGGCAGCGCCGCGTACGCCCCACCCGCCAACGCCCCCCTCACCGTCTCCGCCTGGACATGGTTGATCAGATCGATGATCGGCTCGTCCTTCCACGGCGCCTCCGCCGTGGTCATCGCCGCCGTCGACGAACCGATCACCTGGTTCACGTACGCCACGACCTCGCTGTGCTCGTCACCGAGCAACTTCGTGATCGCCGGGTCCTCCGCCACCGTGTTGGAGTTCAGCACCTGCGCACCGACCTTCTCCACCACCCAGCGGCCCTTCTCCCACACCAGATCGAAGTCGAACAGCGTCAGCCGCTGCCCCCACTTCAACGGCTCGGACAGCACGACGTCCTTGCCCGTCTCCTTGTTCCTCACCCGGT
This sequence is a window from Streptomyces sp. HUAS YS2. Protein-coding genes within it:
- a CDS encoding bifunctional metallophosphatase/5'-nucleotidase gives rise to the protein MPLNRRTFLGSSAAVGAGAALSAGVAVPAQAAQGRGPRPAKRYSFTVMGTTDLHGNVFNWDYFTDKEFDDKAHNDVGLAKISTLVSQVREAKGRGNTLLIDAGDTIQGTQLSYYYAKVDPITQVGGPVHPMAQAMNAIGYDAAALGNHEFNYGIPVLRKFEEQCDFPLLGANALDATTLRPAFAPYSIHRLRTPCGRDVKVAILGLTNPGIAIWDKANVTGKMVFPGLEEQAAKWVPKLRSMGADVVVVSAHSGSSGTSSYGDQLPYVENAAGLVAEQVPGIDAILVGHAHTEIPEYRVRNKETGKDVVLSEPLKWGQRLTLFDFDLVWEKGRWVVEKVGAQVLNSNTVAEDPAITKLLGDEHSEVVAYVNQVIGSSTAAMTTAEAPWKDEPIIDLINHVQAETVRGALAGGAYAALPVLSQASCFSRTARIPSGEVTIKDAAGLYPFENTLEARLMTGAQLREYLEYSARYYVRTAAGAPVDTAKLTNADGTPDYNYDAVSGLSYEIDIAKPAGSRIVGLSFQGRPLDPAAQFVLAVNNYRASGGGAFPHVAKAQQLWANSDEIRNTIIQWVKAKGTVDPGQFASVDWKLTRDGVPVF